A genome region from Carya illinoinensis cultivar Pawnee chromosome 2, C.illinoinensisPawnee_v1, whole genome shotgun sequence includes the following:
- the LOC122300399 gene encoding lysine-rich arabinogalactan protein 19-like, giving the protein MIPELEKPRVTEIQVRMDCNGCVQKIKKALHGINGIYDFYIDFSQQKLTIIGWADPEKIVKALKKTRKIATICSHMVPTEPPAPPTEQAPQEGGGPAPDAPNPPPPEVPPAEPAPPPDPPKDPPAPPENPPADTAPPPGVPDNNVSQPTGKPTGPKDVGEVHVIYRHPPDHGYKYNYSQGYSGDQHKYHTGQGLPQEPPQPMYVTHNYNTYRPSPYVTEYEYVQSPPRRIHYNRMDHYSDDNHNNNSSNVNIISIFSEENPNACRIM; this is encoded by the exons ATGATTCCCGAGTTAGAG AAACCTCGAGTCACTGAGATACAGGTCCGAATGGACTGCAATGGGTGTGtacaaaagataaagaaagcaCTACATGGCATTAATG GTATATATGATTTCTACATCGACTTCTCTCAACAGAAATTAACAATAATAGGGTGGGCAGATCCAGAAAAAATTGTCAAAGCCCTTAAGAAGACAAGGAAAATTGCTACCATTTGTTCACACATGGTACCAACAGAGCCCCCTGCTCCACCAACAGAACAAGCACCTCAGGAAGGTGGTGGACCAGCCCCTGATGCACCGAACCCTCCCCCACCAGAAGTACCGCCAGCCGAACCAGCCCCACCACCAGATCCACCAAAAGACCCCCCAGCACCACCTGAGAATCCACCAGCAGACACTGCACCACCACCTGGGGTTCCAGACAATAACGTAAGCCAACCAACAGGCAAACCCACTGGACCAAAAGACGTAGGAGAGGTCCATGTAATATACCGCCATCCACCTGACCATGGCTACAAATACAATTACAGTCAAGGTTATAGTGGAGATCAGCATAAGTACCATACAGGCCAAGGATTGCCACAAGAGCCACCTCAACCCATGTATGTTACACACAACTACAACACATACAGGCCATCGCCTTATGTCACCGAATATGAATATGTCCAGTCACCGCCACGACGCATACATTACAATAGGATGGACCACTACAGTGATGACAACCACAATAACAACAGTAGCAATGTAAACATCATATCAATATTTAGTGAAGAAAATCCAAATGCTTGTAGGATAatgtag